The proteins below are encoded in one region of Rhododendron vialii isolate Sample 1 chromosome 7a, ASM3025357v1:
- the LOC131333642 gene encoding zinc finger CCCH domain-containing protein 23-like, whose protein sequence is MMMHGETTRSNPTVLVPPWDLLLDDPTANPASPFPLTTVSVTSPTGDTTIDALTALHHYLPSNTSDFEIDDDCDAPVDAFSCDHFRMYEFKVRKCVRGRTHDWTECPYAHPGEKARRRDPRRYHYSGTPCPEFRKGCCKKSESCEFAHGVFECWLHPSRYRTQPCKDGTHCRRPICFFAHTPDQLRVLPHTAESYDRSPSRLGHDSYTASGSFGSSPTSTLYSPPLSPPSDSPPMSPLGANSVSELAFSMRNLHIGNFGASLSPHAWGVQMGSGFCSPRSPISLRPGFFSLPSTPTRILTRSGLSPFDLWDKTPGEEEPVLERVESGRGLRARMYAKLSKENSLDRVDSEAPGPDVGWVSELVM, encoded by the exons ATGATGATGCACGGCGAAACCACTCGTTCAAATCCGACAGTCCTAGTCCCGCCGTGGGACCTCCTCCTAGACGATCCCACGGCCAACCCGGCTTCACCATTCCCACTCACCACGGTCTCCGTCACCAGTCCCACCGGTGACACTACAATCGACGCCCTGACGGCGCTCCACCATTACCTTCCGTCGAACACTTCGGATTTCGAGATTGACGACGACTGTGACGCTCCCGTGGACGCCTTCTCTTGCGATCATTTCCGGATGTACGAGTTCAAGGTGAGGAAGTGCGTGCGTGGGAGGACACATGACTGGACTGAGTGTCCGTACGCCCATCCCGGCGAGAAGGCCCGTCGCCGTGACCCACGCAG GTACCATTACTCCGGTACGCCGTGCCCGGAATTCCGTAAAGGCTGCTGCAAAAAGAGCGAGTCGTGCGAGTTCGCTCACGGCGTATTCGAGTGTTGGCTACACCCCTCTCGCTACCGTACGCAGCCCTGCAAGGACGGTACGCACTGCCGCCGCCCTATCTGCTTCTTCGCGCACACCCCCGACCAGCTCCGTGTCTTGCCCCACACCGCCGAGTCCTACGACAGGTCTCCTAGTCGACTCGGTCACGACTCTTACACGGCCAGCGGCTCATTCGGGTCCTCCCCGACTTCCACTTTGTACTCCCCGCCTTTGTCGCCGCCATCTGACTCGCCACCCATGTCGCCACTCGGTGCTAACTCGGTGAGTGAACTCGCTTTTTCGATGAGGAATCTGCATATTGGGAATTTCGGAGCGAGTTTGAGTCCCCATGCGTGGGGTGTCCAAATGGGTTCCGGGTTTTGCTCGCCCCGAAGTCCGATATCTTTGCGACCCGGGTTTTTTAGCCTACCTTCGACGCCGACTCGGATTCTGACTCGGTCGGGTCTCAGTCCGTTCGACCTCTGGGATAAGACCCCGGGAGAGGAGGAGCCTGTATTGGAGAGGGTGGAGTCTGGTAGAGGCCTACGTGCGAGGATGTACGCCAAACTGAGCAAGGAAAATTCCCTCGACCGAGTCGACTCGGAAGCCCCGGGTCCGGATGTCGGATGGGTTTCGGAACTGGTGATGTGA
- the LOC131333200 gene encoding protein FAR1-RELATED SEQUENCE 5-like encodes MQSLDDIAVSPSPSQPCQSSVNSCQEFYTPQVKNEVIPKIDQQFLKLDDVWEFYNEYARQAGFSVRINSSRLGENGKVMRKEYVCFKEGERKNSKATIRRRGLTREKCGAKLAVVRKGEVFVVSKFVEGHNHELTTPRKVHLLKSHRRVSAAQKALTQQLSAANVPTCQQMSIFELQAGGIENVGFLARDLYNDKRDRKNVVHGHDANILYEHFEMEQQKNPGFRFTFERDDKDRMTHCFWADATSRKSYQYFGDVVVFDTTYYTNKYSLIFAPILGMNHHRQTTLLGCAFLSDEKTDSFVWLFNEWLKAMPGGPPKMIITDQDPAMTRAIASALPNTFHRYCIWHIVSKFSEKLGALSYKEHYDELKNCIWNSETPGEFDAKWATIVGNSKLSSNKWLQDMYEICDRWVPAYTNHMFSAHMTSSQRAEISHSFFKRYVSKENSMMDFVTQFNRALAKVRHNELNLDHKDVNEKPLLKTSWAMEKKMSEIYTRSIFERFQEEIFQINAYVVTFIRENEHWCFWNVQREEIEGARTREISVDKSSNLVSCSCKLFEFDGIPCRHLLAYLFRMQIRELPSEYILHR; translated from the coding sequence atgCAATCTTTGGATGACATAGCAGTATCACCGTCACCATCCCAACCGTGTCAATCATCTGTGAATTCTTGTCAAGAATTTTATACTCCTCAAGTTAAAAATGAAGTGATACCGAAAATTGACCAACAATTTCTCAAATTAGACGATGTTTGGGAATTTTACAACGAATATGCTAGACAAGCTGGATTTAGTGTCCGAATCAATTCTAGTAGGTTGGGTGAGAATGGTAAAGTAATGAGGAAGGAGTACGTTTGTTTTAAAGAAGGGGAGAGAAAAAATTCTAAGGCCACTATACGCCGTCGGGGTTTAACAAGAGAGAAATGTGGTGCAAAACTTGCTGTCGTAAGAAAAGGTGAAGTGTTTGTTGTATCAAAATTTGTTGAGGGTCATAACCATGAGCTTACAACGCCAAGAAAGGTGCATTTGTTAAAATCTCATCGCCGAGTATCAGCCGCACAAAAAGCTTTAACGCAACAATTATCTGCTGCTAATGTGCCAACATGCCAACAAATGAGTATTTTTGAGTTGCAAGCAGGGGGTAttgaaaatgttggattttTAGCACGAGATCTTTACAATGATAAAAGAGATAGGAAGAATGTAGTACATGGTCATGATGCGAATATTTTGTATGAGCATTTCGAGATGGAACAACAAAAGAATCCGGGTTTTAGGTTCACATTTGAGAGAGATGATAAGGATAGAATGACTCATTGTTTTTGGGCGGATGCGACATCTAGAAAGTCATATCAATATTTTGGGGACGTGGTAGTGTTTGATACTACGTACTACACAAACAAATATTCCTTGATATTTGCACCTATATTGGGGATGAACCACCACAGGCAGACAACACTTCTTGGGTGTGCGTTCTTGAGTGATGAAAAAACTGATTCGTTTGTGTGGCTCTTCAATGAATGGTTAAAAGCGATGCCAGGTGGACCAcccaaaatgatcataactgatCAAGATCCGGCAATGACAAGAGCGATTGCTTCTGCTCTTCCAAATACGTTTCATCGATATTGTATTTGGCACATTGTGAgcaaattttctgaaaaattgggTGCATTGTCATATAAGGAACATTATGATGAGTTGAAGAATTGTATATGGAATTCTGAAACACCTGGAGAGTTCGATGCAAAATGGGCAACTATCGTAGGAAACTCTAAGTTGTCTAGTAATAAATGGTTGCAGGACATGTATGAAATTTGTGATAGATGGGTTCCCGCATATACGAACCACATGTTTTCTGcccacatgactagtagtcaacGGGCTGAAATTTCTCATTCGTTTTTCAAGAGGTATGTGTCCAAAGAAAATTCAATGATGGATTTTGTGACGCAATTCAATAGGGCACTTGCCAAAGTCCGACATaatgaattgaatttggacCATAAAGATGTTAATGAGAAGCCTCTCTTGAAAACCTCGTGggcaatggaaaagaaaatgagtgaaATATATACACGGAGCATATTTGAGAGGTTTCAAGAGGAGATCTTTCAAATTAATGCGTATGTGGTTACGTTCATACGCGAGAATGAACATTGGTGTTTTTGGAATGTTCAGAGAGAAGAAATAGAAGGTGCGAGAACCCGTGAGATTTCGGTGGATAAGTCATCCAACCTTGTGAGTTGTAGCTGTAAGTTGTTTGAATTTGATGGAATTCCATGTCGGCACCTGTTGGCGTACCTTTTTAGAATGCAAATTAGGGAACTCCCTAGTGAATACATCTTGCATAGGTGA